CTGGTGTAACTGATCTCTAACTGGTCTCTAACTGGTCTCTAACTGGTCTCTCACTGGTCTAACTGGTGTAACTGGTCTCTCACTGGTCTAACTGGTCTCTAACTGGTCTCACTGGTGTGCCGGGCCCCTCCCCCAGGTGATCGTGCAGCGCTGCCTCGCCGGCCGCTCCCTCACCCACGTCCGCGCCGGCTGCGTCGTCTGCGGCTACCTCAAGGTGCTGCCCATGTTCCTGATGGTGCTGCCCGGCATGGCCGCCCGCGTCCTCTTCCCAGGTCAGCGCTTCctactggtttgtactggtttgtactggtttgtactggtttatATGGAGTTTAAGGGATTTATCCAATATGGCCGCCTCCGTTGGAGATTACAAGATGGCCGCCCAAAATGGCCGCCCAAGATGGCGCCCCAGTATAGACAGGCATTGGTGGCATACTGGCCATACTGGTCCCAcactggtttatactggtttatatGGAGTTTAAGGGATTTGTCCAATATGGCCGCCTCCATTGGAGATTACAAGATGGTCGCCCAAAATGGCCGCCACACACCAAATCTAAGATGGCTGCCCCATTATGCACCAGAATATAGTGAGCCATTGGTTTgcactggtttgtactggtttatactggtttgtactggtttgtactggtttgtactggtttatATGGAGTTTAAGGGATTTATCCAATATGGCCGCCTCCATTGGAGTTTACAAGATGGCCGCCCAAAATGGCCGCCCAAGATGGCGCCCCAGTATAGACAGGCATTGGTgcatactggtttatactggtttatactggtttatactggtttatatGGAGTTTAAGGGATTTATCCAATATGGCCGCCTCCATTGGAGATTACAAGATGGCCGCCCAAAATGGCCGCCCAAGATGGCGCCCCAGTATAGACAGGCATTGGTgcatactggtttatactggtccacactggtttatactggtccatactggtttatactggtccataccggtccatactggtccatactggtccatactggtccatactggtctgtactggtccatactggtctaTACTGGTCCGTAttggtccatactggtccatactggtccgtactggttTATAACTGGCCTACTGGTTTTACTGTccatactggtccgtactggtccatactggtccgtactggtttatactggtccatactggtccatactggtccgtactggtttatactggtccatactggtccgtactggtccgtactggtttatactggtccgtactggtccgtactggtccgTGCTGGTCTGTGCTGGTCTGcactggtccatactggtctgtactggtccgtactggtctgtactggtcccTACTGGTCCctactggtttatactggtccgtactggtccatactggtccgtactggtctgtactggtcatactggtccgtactggtccgtactggtctatactggtccatactggtctgtactggtcccTACTGGTCCctactggtttatactggtccatactggtccgtactggtccatactggtctgtactggtccatactggtccatactggtccgtactggtctgtactggtccgtactggtccgtactggtcccGCAGGCGCTGATGTCCCGCGCTGGGCGGGCGCTGCCCCGACGGGCACTGGAGCAGGACTGGTCCatactgggagagctgggcagcgGCTCCTACGGGCGCGTGCTGCTGGCACGGCCCCGGCGCGGAGGTGAgcgcacctgggcacacctggggataCACCTGGGGCAtctgggggcacctgggcacacctggggatacacctggggacacacctgggcacacctggggatacacctgggcacacctgggcacacctgggcacacctgggacacctgggcacacctgggcacacctgggcacacctggggcacacctgggtacacctggggcacacctgggtacacctgggggcacctgggcacacctggggcacacctgggcacacctgggcacaccagggtacacctgggcacacctgggacacacctgggcacacctggggacacacctggggcacacctgggacacacctgggcacacagctgggacacacctgggcacacctgggatacacctgggcacacctgggcacacctgggcacacctgggcacacctgggcacacctgggcacacctgggatacacctggggcacacctgggcacacctgggatacacctgggcaggcacctgggcacacctggggataCCTGGGCTCATCTGGGGatacctgggcacacctggggatacacctggggcagctgggcacacctgggacacctgggggcacacctgggcacatctggggacaccctgggggCACCCGGGGGGACATGGCAGACctgggggcacacctgggatacacctgggggcacctggggatATTCACAAACACACCTGGGCAtacctgggggcacctgggaacacctgggggcacctgggcatACACCTGGGGATACACCTggggatacacctgggcacacctgggggcacctagggatacacctgggcacacctgggggcacctgggcacacctgggggcacctggggatacacctgggcacacctgggggtACCTGGGGATACACCTGGGGGCACCTaggcacacctgagcacacctgggggTACCTGGGTACACCTGGGGGCACCTaggcacacctgagcacacctgggggcacctggggatacacctgggcacatctggggatacacctgggcacacctggggacaccctgggggcacctggggggaCATGGCAGACctgggggcacacctgggatacaGCTGGGATACACTTGGGGATATCCAcaaacacacctgggcacacctggggatacccatgggcacacctggggatacccatgggcacacctggggatacccatgggcacacctggggatacccatgggcacacctgggcacacctgggcagtgTCTCCTACGGGcgggtgctgctggcacagccccggcGTGGAGATGAgcgcacctgggcacacctgagggCACCCGGGGATATTCACAgacacacctgagcacacctggggatACCAGGAGATacacctgggcacccctgggatacacctgggcacacctgggggcacccGGGGatcacctgggcacacctgggcagcagctcctacACGGCCCCAGCGACAAGGTGAgcgcacctgggcacacctggggataGTCAGAGACACatctgggcacacctgggatacacctgggggcacctggcCACTCCTGGGGATCACCTGGGTCATTctcccctgggtgtccccaggtgtgtctgtccctgtcccgtGTGCTTTACCTGACCCAGGTGTGTCTGTCCCTGACTCAGGTGTGTTCCCTGTCCCATGTGTGTTACCTGacccaggtgtgccaggtgtgtCTGTCCATGGCCCAGGTGTGCtacctgtcccaggtgtgtcccctgtccctttCTCAGGTGTGTTCCCAGCTGACCCAGGTGTGCCGTTACCTGTGCAGGTGTGTTACCTGTCCCAGGTGTTTCTGTCCCTTTCCCAGGTGTGTTACCTGTGCAGGTGTGTTCCCAGCTGACCCAGCTGTCTTACCTGTGCAGGTGTGTTACCTGTCCCACCTGTGTtacctgtcccaggtgtgttACCTGTGCAGGTGTTACCAGTCTCAGCTGTGTCACttgtcccaggtgtgtctgtCCATTTCCCAGGTGTGTTACCTGTGCAGGTGTGCTACCTGTCCCAGCTGTTTCTGTCTCTGGCCCAGGTATgttccctgtcccaggtgtgtctgtccctgtcccaggtgtgccctcacctgtcccaggtgtgttcCCTCTCCCAGGTGTGTTCCCAGTCCCaggtgtgtctgtccctgtcccaggtgtgccctcacctgtcccaggtgtgttcCCTCTCCCAGGTGTGTTCCCAGTCCCAGGTGTGTCTGTCCCTGacccaggtgtgccctcacctgtcccaggtgtgttcCCTCTCCCAGGTGTGTTCCCAGTCCCAGGTGTGTCTGTCCCTGacccaggtgtgccctcacctgtcccaggtgtgttcCCTCTCCCAGGTGTGTTCCCAGTCCCAGGTGTGTTCCCagtcccaggtgtgccctcacctgtcccaggtgtgtctgtCCCTGACCCAGGTGTGTTCCCAGTCCCAGGTGTGTCCGTCCCTGacccaggtgtgccctcacctgtGCAGGTGCGCAGGTGGCGCTGAAGCTGCTCTCCAAGGCGCGCACGCCCAGGTGCAGCTTCCTGCGGGAGTTCTGCACTCACCTGTGCCTGCGGGGGGCGCTCACCTGCGTCCAGGTGCTGCCGCTCGCCTTCGAGACCCCCACGGAGTTCGGCTTCGCCCAGGAGCTCGCACCTGCCGGGGACCTGTGCGGGCTGCTCACACCTGGGGTGAGtcacaggtgagacaggtgggacaggtgagggacaggtgggacaggtgagggacaggtgggacaggtgagggacaggtgggacaggtgagggacaggtgggacaggtgagggacaggtgggacaggtgggacaggtgggacaggtgagggacaggtgagggagaggtgggacaggtgagggatGGAGCTCGCACCTGCCGGGGACCTGTGCGGGCTGCTCACACCTGGGGTGAGtcacaggtgagacaggtgagggacaggtgagggacaggtgggacaggtgagggacaggttGAGGACAGGttggggacaggtgagggatGGAGTTGACACCTGCTGGGGACCTGTGCTGCAGGTGAATCGCTGCCCCTCTCAGGTTCCCCCAGCTGTGTTACCTGTCCTGAGGTGTgaccccagctgtgtcccccccatccccagctgtgttacctgtccccaggtgtgtcctcAGGTGTGTTACTTGTCCCCAGGTGCCCCTCATCCCCAGGTGTgaccccaggtgtgtcccccctccccaggtgtgtccccaggtgtgaccccaggtgtgtccccccatccccaggtgtgaccccagctgtgtccccccatccccaggtgtgttacctgtccccaggtgtgtcccccccatccccaggtgtgacCCCGGGTGTGAccccccatccccaggtgtgtccccaggtgtgaccccaggtgtgtcccccccatccccaggtgtgttACCTGTCCCCCGGTGTGACCCCCCAtacccaggtgtgtccccaggtgtgaccccaggtgtgtccccccCATCCCCAGGTGGGTCTCCCGGAGCCGCAGGTGAAGCGCTGCGCCGCCCAGGTGAGCTCGGCTCTCTCTTACCTGCACGGCCACGCCCTGGTGCACGCCGACCTGAAGCTGGACAACGTCCTGGCCTTTGACCCCGAGTGTCACCTGGTCAAGCTCGGCGACTTCGGCCTGACGCGCGCGCTGGGCTGGCAGGTGCGCCCCGCCCACCGCCCCGCCCCCTACGCCGCGCCCGAGCTGCTGCCCCGCCCTCACCTGCGCCCAGGTGAGCCGCGCCTGGAGCCCGCCGTGGACACCTGGGCGCTGGGCGTGCTGCTCTTCGCGCTGCTCACCGGGAGCTTCCCCTGGGCCTCACCTGCGCGCTCCGACCCCGCCTTCCGCCGCTTCCGGGCCTGGCACGGCCGCACCTGCGCAGGTGAGGCGCTGCCGAGGCCGCCGCGCACCTGGCGGGGCCTGGGGGGGGCGGGGCTGGCGCTGCTGCGGGGGCTgctccacccccagccccagcggAGGTGCCCACCTGGGGAGGTGCTCAGGTACCTGGGCGGGGCCTGGCTGCGGCACGGGGGGCAGGGGAGCCCAACAGGTGAGGGGAGACAGGTGAGCCCCATAGGGGAacaggtgagctctgcaggtgggagcagccaggtgagctctgcaggtgaggggggacaggtgagctctgcaggtgaggggAGACAGGTGAGCTCCATAGGGGacaggtgagctctgcaggtgaggggggacaggtgagctctgcaggtgagagtgggagcagccaggtgagctctgcaggtgaggagggacaggtgagctctgcaggtgggagcagccaggtgagctctgcaggtgaggggGAACAGGTGAGCCCAACAGGTGAGGGGGGACAGGTGAGCTCCATAGGGGGacaggtgagctctgcaggtgagggAGGACAGGGGAGCCCAACAGGTGAgagtgggagcagccaggtgagctctgcaggtgaggagGGACAGGTGAGCTCCATAGGGGAGGGGGGACAGGTGAGCTCCATAGGGGGacaggtgagctctgcaggtgaggggGGACAGGTGAGCCCAACAGGTGAgagtgggagcagccaggtgagctctgcaggtgaggggGAACAGGTGAGCCCAACAGGTGAGGGGGGACAGGCGAGCTCTGCAGGTGAgagtgggagcagccaggtgagctctgcaggtgagggggaacaggtgagctctgcaggtgagagtgtggagcagccaggtgagccCACAGGTGAGGAGGGacaggtgagctctgcaggtgaggggggacaggggagctctgcaggtgagagtgggagcagccaggtgagccCAACAGGTGAgagtgggagcagccaggtgagctctgcaggtgaggggGAACAGGTGAGCTCTGCTGGTGGGAGTGgccaggtgagctctgcaggtgaggggAGACAGGTGAGCCCCACAGGTGACTCCAGGTCCCCCTACAGTGAGGTGGGGACACCTGCACAGGTGAGGGGAACACCTGGGTGTGGGATAGAGGCACCTGGACAGGTGAGGGGAACATTTGGAGATGGGCTGGGAACACCTGGAGTGCGATGGAAACACCTGGAGATGGGATAGAGACACCTGGGATGGACAGGGAACACctggacaggtgagggacacacctgggatgGACAGGGAACACctggacaggtgagggacacacctgggatgGACAGGGAACCACACCTGGAGTTACCTGTgcacacctgggctcacctgcgttcacctgagctcacctgagcTCATCTGGGCTCACCTGGCGTTACCTGGACTCACCTGGGGCTACCTGTGCTCATCTGGTGATCCCTGTGCACACCTGTGCTCACCTGAGCTCATCTGTGCTCACCTGAGCTgacctgggcacacctgaggttacctgagcacacctgggcacacctgagctcacctgggctcacctggacTCACCTGAGGTTACCTGGGCTCATCTGTgcacacctgggctcacctgagctcacctgggctcacctgagctcacctggggTTACTGGAGGTTATCTGGACACATCTTTGctcacctgggctcacctgtgcacacctgaactcacctgggctcacctggacACACCTGACGTTACCTGGGCTGACCTGAActcacctgagctcacctgggcacacctgaggtcacctgagctcacctgtgcacacctgggctcacctggacacacctgaggttacctgagctcacctgggctcacctgtgcacacctggggtcacctgggctcacctggcacacctgaactcacctgggctcacctggacacacctgaggttacctgggctcacctgggctcacctgAGTTCACCTGGGGAtccctgagctcacctgggctcacctggggaTGTGCAATTCAATAAAATTCCCGATTTTggatttttgcctcttttttctttcccccttttttttccctctgtttggGTCAGGAGGGTGGGGGAGGGGCgggaaaatggggggaaaacgggaaaaaatggggaaaaaatgggaaaaatggggaaatattGGGGtaaggggggaaaatgggggaaatggggaaaaagggaaaatttggggggaaaatggggggaaatgggaaaaatggggaaatgggaaaaatggggggaaatggggaaaaatcccaaatcccatcaaTCCCCAATCCCCaacaatcccaaatcccaaaacccccaaccccaaatcccaaatcccataaatccccaaatcccctcaaatcccatcaatcccaaatccccaatcccaaatcccaccaaccccaaatccccaatcccatcaatcccaaatcccatcaatcccatcaatcccaaatcccatcaaTCCCCACTCCCCAATCCCATCAATCCccaatcccaaaatcccaaatcccatcaaTCCCCAATCCCACCAATCCCCAATCCCATCAATCCCATCAATCCCAccaatccccaaatcccaccaatCCCCAACCCCCAATCCCACCAATCCCAAACCCCCAATCCCCACAAgccccaatcccaatcccatccccatccccaaatccccaatccccaatccccaaatcccaaagccccaaatcccaccaatccccaaatcccaccaatCCCAAACCCCCAATCCCATCAATCCCCAATCCCCCAATccccaatcccaatccccaaatcccaatccccaatccccaaatcccaacaaTCCCCAATCCCatcaatcccaaatcccaacaaTCCCCAATCCCCCAATCCCATCaatccatccccatcccccaaTCCCACATCCCCAATCCCACAACCCAAATCCCCAATccccaatcccaatccccaatccccaatcccatcaatcccaaatccccaatccccaatccccaatcccaaatcccatcaatcccaaatccccaatcCCCAATCCCATCAATCCCATCAATCCCCAACTCCCAAATCCCAATCACTCCCCAATCCCATCCCCAATCCCCACCCTCAATCCCATCAATCCCCCAAGCCATCAATCCCATCAATCCCCAATCCCATCAATCCCATCAATCCCAATCCCACCAATCCCATCAATCCCCAATCCCATCAATACCCCAATCCCTCATCCTCATCAATCCCCATCATCCCCCATCCCTCAATCCCCACCCCAATCCCAAAACCCCAAGCCCAATCCCAAGCCCCATCATCCCATCCCCCAATCCCCccaatccccaaatcccaccaatcccaaatcccatcaatcccaaatcccaccaatCCCACCAATCCCACCAATCCCATCAATCCCATCAATCCCACCAATCCCACCAATCCCATCAATCCCATAAATTCCCATcactcctccccctccccccccgcccTTCGCTCCCGCGGCCGCTCCGGGGCCGAAGTTCCGCGCGCGGGCGGCGCCTCCGGCGGGAGCGGCCGAGGTGGGGCCGGGATCGGGAATGGGGGGGATCGGGAACATTCCCGGGATCCAGGGGGGGATCGGGAACATTCCCGGGATCGGGAATGGGGGGGATCGGGAACATTCCCGGGATCGGGGGCGGATCGGGAACATTCCCGGGATCCAGGGGGGGGGTATCGGGAACATTCCCGGGATCCAGGGGGGGGATCGGGAACATTCCCGGGATCGGGAATGGGGGGGATCGGGAACATTCCCGGGATCGGGAATGGGGGGGATCGGGAACATTCCCGGGATCCAGAGGGGGATCGGGAACATTCCCGGGATCGGGGGGGATCGGGAACATTCCCGGGATCGGGGGGGATCGGGAACATTCCCGGGATCGATGGGGGGATCGGGAACATTCCCGGATCCAGGGGGATCGGGAACATTCCCGGGATCCGGGGGGGATCGGGAACATTCCCGGGATCCAGGGGGGGATCGGGAACATTCCCGGGATCCAGGGGGGGATCGGGAACATTCCCGGGATCCAGGGGGGGGATCGGGAACATTCCCGGGATCGGGGGGGATCAGGAACAATCCCGGGATCGGGGGGGATCGGGAACATTCCCGGGAtccagggggatttgggatcacGGGGTTTGGGATCGTGGTGGAATTTTGGGATCATTTCCCTCAATCCTGGAGGAATTTTGGGAACTTTTCAGTGGATCCCGGTGGATTTTTGGGGTCATCTCCCTCACAAGTGAATTTTTGGGAATATTTCCTTGGATCCCAGTGGATTTTTGGGATCGCTGAGGATTCTGCGGAACGTTTTCCCTGATCCCGGTGGatttttgggaatattttcatGGATCCCGGGGGATTCCTGGGATCCCGAGGGAATTTCTGGGAATATTCCCCTTGATCCTGGAGAGGGTTTGGGATcctgggtgtttttttgggATTGTGGTGGAATTTTGGGAATATTCCCCGGGATCCCAGTGGATTTATGGGatcatttccttttctccttttcccttttccctcccccaccccatTCCCGCTTTCCCCAACCCCAATTCCAGACCCTGACCCTGGAATTTCTCCTCCCCCACaggatcgggatcgggatcaGGAATAGGATCGGGATCACGATTGGGAATAGGATCGGGACTGGGATCAGGAAtaggatcaggatcaggattaGGATCGGGATCAGGACTGGGATCAGAAATAG
This portion of the Serinus canaria isolate serCan28SL12 chromosome 25, serCan2020, whole genome shotgun sequence genome encodes:
- the LOC127060752 gene encoding uncharacterized serine/threonine-protein kinase SBK3-like, which translates into the protein MSRAGRALPRRALEQDWSILGELGSGSYGRVLLARPRRGGAQVALKLLSKARTPRCSFLREFCTHLCLRGALTCVQVLPLAFETPTEFGFAQELAPAGDLCGLLTPGVGLPEPQVKRCAAQVSSALSYLHGHALVHADLKLDNVLAFDPECHLVKLGDFGLTRALGWQVRPAHRPAPYAAPELLPRPHLRPGEPRLEPAVDTWALGVLLFALLTGSFPWASPARSDPAFRRFRAWHGRTCAGEALPRPPRTWRGLGGAGLALLRGLLHPQPQRRCPPGEVLRYLGGAWLRHGGQGSPTGEGRQVSPIGEQVSSAGGSSQVSSAGEGGQVSSAGESGSSQVSSAGEEGQVSSAGGSSQVSSAGEGEQVSPTGEGGQVSSIGGQVSSAGEGGQGSPTGESGSSQVSPTGESGSSQVSSAGEGEQVSPTGEGGQASSAGESGSSQVSSAGEEGQVSSAGEGGQGSSAGESGSSQVSPTGESGSSQVSSAGEGEQVSSAGGSGQVSSAGEGRQVSPTGDSRSPYSEVGTPAQVRGTPGCGIEAPGQVRGTFGDGLGTPGVRWKHLEMG